In Pseudomonas fluorescens, the following are encoded in one genomic region:
- a CDS encoding ATP-binding protein — protein sequence MTLALHWPRTLASRLSLIFLIGLILAQALSFGAQYYERYESSKTTMLGNLETDVSTSVAILDRLPADERTAWLKQLERRNYSYLLNEGSPGTPIRTDMPDAPIAIASIKDAIGHDYPMTFTDIPGPKKHFQVHLNLADGSPLTIDVRPAMVPLSPWLPIVLLGQLALMLACSWLAVRIAIRPLTRLAGAVETLDPNAHPVLLDEKGPTEVAHAARAFNSMQARIAAYLKERMQLLAAISHDLQTPITRMKLRAEFMDDSSEKDKLWNDLGEMEHLVREGVAYARSIHGATEESRRTDLDSFLDSLVFDYQDVGKDVQLTGKSAAVIDTRPHALRRVLVNLTDNALKFAGAAELRVEKQADGNLSIKILDRGPGIAEEELKQVMEPFYRVENSRNRSTGGTGLGLAIAQQLAVAIGGSLTLSNREGGGLCAELKLPV from the coding sequence ATGACCCTGGCGCTGCATTGGCCGCGCACCCTGGCCTCGCGGCTGTCGCTGATATTCCTGATCGGCCTGATCCTCGCCCAGGCGCTGTCCTTCGGCGCGCAGTACTACGAACGCTACGAGTCCTCGAAAACCACCATGCTCGGCAACCTGGAAACTGACGTTTCCACGTCCGTTGCCATCCTCGACCGCTTGCCCGCCGACGAGCGAACCGCTTGGCTCAAACAACTGGAGCGGCGCAATTACAGCTACCTGCTCAATGAGGGTTCGCCGGGCACGCCCATCCGCACCGACATGCCCGATGCGCCCATTGCCATTGCCTCGATCAAAGACGCCATCGGCCACGATTACCCGATGACCTTTACCGACATTCCCGGGCCGAAAAAACATTTTCAAGTGCACTTGAACCTGGCGGATGGCAGCCCGCTGACCATCGACGTCCGCCCGGCGATGGTGCCGTTGTCGCCCTGGCTGCCCATCGTGTTGCTCGGGCAACTGGCGCTGATGCTGGCCTGTTCCTGGCTGGCGGTGAGAATCGCCATCCGCCCCCTCACCCGCCTCGCCGGTGCCGTCGAAACCCTGGACCCCAACGCGCACCCAGTACTCCTGGACGAAAAAGGCCCGACCGAAGTCGCCCACGCCGCCAGGGCCTTCAACTCGATGCAGGCACGCATCGCGGCGTACCTGAAGGAACGCATGCAACTGCTCGCGGCGATTTCCCACGACCTGCAAACCCCGATCACCCGCATGAAACTGCGCGCCGAGTTCATGGACGACTCCAGCGAGAAAGACAAACTGTGGAACGACCTGGGCGAGATGGAACACCTGGTGCGCGAAGGCGTGGCCTACGCCCGCAGCATCCACGGCGCCACCGAAGAAAGCCGCCGCACCGACCTCGACTCATTCCTCGACAGCCTGGTGTTCGACTACCAGGACGTGGGCAAGGACGTTCAGCTCACAGGCAAGAGTGCAGCCGTCATCGACACCCGCCCACACGCCTTGCGCCGGGTGCTGGTCAACCTGACGGACAACGCATTGAAGTTTGCCGGGGCCGCCGAGTTGCGGGTGGAAAAGCAGGCCGATGGCAACCTGTCGATCAAGATCCTCGACCGTGGCCCGGGGATCGCCGAGGAAGAACTCAAGCAAGTGATGGAGCCGTTCTATCGCGTTGAGAATTCCCGGAACCGCAGCACCGGCGGCACCGGGCTGGGGCTGGCGATCGCCCAGCAGCTAGCGGTTGCAATTGGAGGGTCGTTGACCTTGAGCAATCGTGAGGGTGGCGGGTTGTGCGCGGAGCTGAAGTTGCCGGTGTAG
- a CDS encoding DUF488 family protein, whose product MVVHIVQLGSPRRPDEGLRLGTVRRPPRGVPKAEFARRDFYDVWQPLLSPSTQLVAEAKAAQDAKAWEVFRRKFKAEMSQPAASQLLDLLAALSHQTSLAVGCYCEDEAHCHRSVLRELLEARGAKVI is encoded by the coding sequence ATGGTGGTGCATATCGTTCAACTCGGATCACCCCGTCGACCTGACGAAGGCTTGCGCCTGGGCACGGTACGCCGCCCTCCCCGTGGCGTACCGAAAGCCGAATTCGCCCGTCGGGACTTTTATGATGTCTGGCAGCCGCTGCTGTCGCCCAGTACGCAGTTGGTGGCCGAGGCCAAGGCTGCGCAAGATGCCAAGGCCTGGGAGGTGTTCCGGCGCAAGTTCAAGGCCGAGATGAGCCAGCCTGCGGCCAGTCAGTTGCTGGATCTGCTGGCCGCGCTCTCCCATCAGACGTCCCTGGCCGTGGGGTGTTACTGCGAGGATGAAGCGCATTGTCATCGGTCGGTATTGCGCGAGTTGCTGGAGGCGCGGGGGGCGAAGGTTATTTAG
- a CDS encoding putative DNA-binding domain-containing protein, with translation MEKSSLLHQQTTMGLYLRDPEHHAPPTEMDPVRAQVYRDLVFANLSSLLSGTFPVLVRILGDERWCSLVRIFLRDYRARTPKFGEIAEEFVGFLAAGPRALSDGSWPPFMVELAHYEWVEMALQQSDAEPLVGSDVALLLDRPLQVSPLAWPLAYAWPVQLLGPDYQPDVLPAQPTLLLVRRAEDWSVRFSELSPLAWRLLLRIGEFPELTGREQLHGLAVEAGMVGASEFLEGGLALLRQMHGEGVVGGGDLAASWPTRLLF, from the coding sequence GTGGAGAAGTCGAGTCTTTTGCATCAACAAACCACCATGGGCCTGTACCTGCGCGACCCTGAACACCACGCGCCCCCCACTGAAATGGACCCGGTGCGGGCACAGGTTTATCGCGATCTGGTGTTCGCCAACCTGTCTTCGCTGCTCAGTGGCACCTTTCCGGTGCTGGTGAGGATTCTGGGGGATGAGCGCTGGTGTTCGCTGGTGCGGATCTTTCTGCGGGACTACCGCGCTCGCACTCCGAAATTTGGTGAGATTGCTGAGGAGTTTGTCGGGTTTCTCGCGGCCGGGCCTCGGGCGTTGAGTGATGGGTCGTGGCCGCCATTCATGGTCGAACTGGCGCATTACGAGTGGGTGGAAATGGCGCTGCAGCAGTCTGATGCCGAGCCTCTGGTTGGTAGTGATGTCGCGTTGCTGCTGGATCGGCCCTTGCAAGTGTCGCCGCTGGCCTGGCCGTTGGCGTATGCCTGGCCGGTGCAATTGCTGGGACCGGATTACCAGCCGGACGTTTTACCTGCTCAGCCGACCTTGTTGCTGGTGCGTCGTGCCGAGGACTGGAGTGTGAGGTTTTCTGAACTGAGTCCGTTGGCGTGGCGGTTGTTGCTGCGTATTGGTGAGTTTCCGGAGTTGACCGGACGTGAGCAGTTGCACGGATTGGCGGTGGAGGCGGGGATGGTAGGGGCTTCTGAGTTTTTGGAGGGAGGGTTGGCGTTGTTGCGGCAGATGCATGGGGAGGGGGTTGTTGGGGGGGGGGACCTGGCGGCCTCTTGGCCGACCAGGCTGCTTTTTTGA
- a CDS encoding AraC family transcriptional regulator yields MDALSQTLRVVHLVGAIFINARFTAPWCYQSPSADTAAPFLEPDAERVVIFHLITEGECYVELGDDPPLLLSAGDVVIFPQGDAHRMCSHPGLPPATGARLDAVLARRPRQLSYGGGGAVTRLVCGYLACDTRLAGMLLKGLPAVVRVNVRGSDAGIWLESSVRYALAEARSPRPGGEGVLAKLAEVLFIEVLRLYMNEQGEGRTGWLAGVRDRIVGAALNALHKKPCHAWTLEELARTASTSRSVLAERFQQLVGVSPMQYLTQWRMLLAANLLRSSNSSLTRIAEEVGYQTDTAFSRAFRREYGAPPAAWRRGQEKKTMAHEASPVSH; encoded by the coding sequence ATGGACGCTCTGTCACAGACCCTGCGCGTCGTGCACCTGGTTGGCGCGATCTTCATCAACGCCCGGTTCACCGCGCCCTGGTGCTACCAGTCGCCCAGCGCCGATACGGCGGCGCCGTTTCTGGAGCCCGATGCGGAGCGGGTGGTGATCTTTCACCTGATCACCGAGGGCGAGTGCTACGTCGAACTGGGCGATGACCCGCCGCTGCTGCTGAGTGCGGGCGACGTGGTGATCTTTCCACAAGGCGATGCCCATCGCATGTGCTCACATCCCGGATTGCCCCCGGCCACGGGTGCGCGACTGGATGCGGTGCTGGCGCGCCGGCCCCGGCAATTAAGCTATGGCGGGGGTGGCGCGGTCACCCGATTGGTCTGCGGTTACCTGGCGTGCGACACGCGCCTGGCGGGCATGTTGCTCAAGGGCTTGCCGGCCGTGGTGCGGGTCAATGTGCGCGGTTCGGATGCCGGTATCTGGCTGGAGTCCTCCGTGCGCTATGCCCTCGCCGAAGCCCGCTCGCCCCGCCCTGGCGGCGAAGGGGTATTGGCCAAACTGGCCGAAGTGCTGTTCATCGAAGTGTTGCGCCTGTACATGAACGAACAGGGCGAAGGCCGCACCGGCTGGCTGGCCGGTGTGCGCGACCGCATCGTCGGCGCCGCCCTCAACGCCTTGCACAAAAAACCCTGCCACGCCTGGACGCTGGAGGAACTGGCGCGCACCGCCAGCACCTCAAGATCGGTGTTGGCCGAACGCTTCCAGCAACTGGTAGGGGTGTCGCCGATGCAGTACCTGACGCAATGGCGCATGTTGCTCGCCGCCAACCTGTTACGCAGCAGCAACAGCTCATTGACGCGCATCGCCGAAGAAGTGGGATACCAGACCGATACCGCCTTCAGCCGCGCCTTCCGTCGCGAGTACGGTGCCCCACCGGCGGCGTGGCGGCGCGGTCAGGAGAAAAAAACCATGGCTCACGAGGCAAGCCCCGTGAGCCATTGA
- a CDS encoding DUF4242 domain-containing protein, protein MPKFVIEREIQGAGALSERDLKAASLKSCQALRELPEVQWLQSYVTGDRLYCVYISPNEAQIQEHARISGFPANRISQVMNIIDPTTAE, encoded by the coding sequence ATGCCTAAGTTCGTCATCGAACGTGAGATCCAGGGCGCCGGAGCTCTGTCGGAAAGGGATTTGAAAGCCGCTTCGCTGAAGTCCTGCCAGGCGTTGCGTGAGTTGCCAGAGGTGCAGTGGCTGCAGAGCTATGTCACCGGTGACAGACTCTACTGCGTGTACATCTCGCCGAACGAGGCGCAGATCCAGGAGCACGCCAGGATCAGTGGCTTTCCCGCCAATCGCATTTCCCAGGTCATGAACATCATTGATCCGACAACGGCGGAGTGA
- a CDS encoding DUF2790 domain-containing protein: protein MNTRAIYAACLFAALNICTLSARAEADVAPKTYTYGTQLDIRKVVSLTEDTSPSCGVVNARLTYLDSQSKTQVLGYSKLADNCNSEN from the coding sequence ATGAACACTAGAGCCATCTACGCCGCCTGCCTGTTTGCCGCCCTGAACATCTGCACCTTGTCGGCCCGTGCCGAAGCCGATGTCGCTCCCAAAACCTACACCTACGGCACCCAACTGGATATCAGGAAAGTGGTGTCGCTGACCGAGGACACTTCACCTTCCTGCGGCGTGGTGAATGCGCGGCTGACGTACCTCGACTCCCAGTCAAAAACCCAGGTGCTGGGTTACAGCAAGTTGGCTGACAACTGCAACTCGGAAAACTGA
- a CDS encoding response regulator encodes MDHVDHILIVDDDREIRELVGNYLKKNGLRTTVVADGRQMRAFLETTPVDLIVLDIMMPGDDGLVLCRELRAGKHKATPVLMLTARNDETDRILGLEMGADDYLVKPFAARELLARINAVLRRTRMLPPNLVVTEASRLLAFGRWRLDTSARHLLDEDGTMVALSGAEYRLLRVFLDHPQRVLNRDQLLNLTQGRDADLFDRSIDLLVSRLRQRLLDDAREPAYIKTVRSEGYVFSLPVEILGDQS; translated from the coding sequence ATGGATCACGTTGATCACATCCTCATCGTTGACGATGACCGCGAAATCCGCGAACTGGTTGGCAACTACCTGAAGAAGAACGGCCTGCGCACTACGGTCGTGGCGGATGGACGACAGATGCGCGCTTTTCTGGAAACCACCCCGGTGGACCTGATCGTGCTGGACATCATGATGCCGGGGGACGATGGCCTGGTGCTCTGCCGCGAACTGCGCGCCGGCAAGCACAAGGCCACGCCAGTGCTGATGCTCACCGCCCGCAACGACGAAACCGATCGCATCCTCGGCCTGGAAATGGGCGCCGACGACTACCTGGTCAAGCCGTTCGCTGCCCGTGAATTGCTGGCGCGGATCAACGCGGTGCTGCGACGCACGCGCATGCTGCCGCCGAACCTGGTGGTGACCGAAGCCAGCCGGCTGTTGGCCTTCGGCCGCTGGCGCCTGGACACTTCGGCCCGTCACCTGCTCGATGAAGACGGCACCATGGTCGCCCTGAGCGGTGCCGAATATCGATTGCTGCGGGTGTTTCTCGACCATCCGCAACGGGTGCTCAACCGCGATCAATTGCTCAACCTGACCCAGGGCCGCGACGCCGACCTGTTCGACCGTTCCATCGATCTTTTGGTCAGCCGCCTGCGCCAGCGCTTGCTCGACGACGCCCGCGAACCGGCCTACATCAAGACCGTGCGCAGCGAAGGCTATGTGTTTTCCCTGCCGGTGGAAATCCTGGGCGATCAATCATGA
- a CDS encoding DUF692 domain-containing protein, whose protein sequence is MQTSTPPVTKASAGLGLRRGLLNDLQAAPAGDFDFLEVAPENWIGIGGAHGAALRVLAERYPLSCHGLSLSLGGPSPLDVDFLHEVRSFLDHYNVPLYSEHLSYCSDDGHLYDLLPLPFTEEAVHHVAARIRQSQDILGRRLAVENVSYYAAPQQDMDEVTFTNAVLREADCDLLLDVNNVYVNSINHGFDPQAFLAGIDSGRVVAMHIAGHFDESDSLKIDTHGASVKPAVWSLLAQAYARFGAQPTLLERDFNFPAFAELVAELQIIRRLQQEV, encoded by the coding sequence ATGCAGACCTCCACTCCCCCCGTAACCAAGGCCAGCGCAGGGCTTGGCCTGCGTCGCGGTTTACTCAACGACCTCCAGGCCGCACCGGCAGGCGATTTCGACTTTCTGGAAGTCGCGCCGGAAAACTGGATCGGCATCGGCGGTGCCCATGGTGCGGCATTGCGCGTCCTGGCTGAACGCTATCCGTTGTCCTGTCATGGCTTGTCTCTGTCCTTGGGCGGGCCGTCGCCGCTGGACGTCGATTTTCTGCATGAGGTTCGCAGCTTCCTCGATCACTACAACGTGCCGCTGTACAGCGAGCACCTGAGCTACTGCAGTGATGATGGTCACCTGTATGACCTGTTGCCGCTGCCGTTTACCGAAGAAGCGGTGCACCACGTCGCCGCGCGCATTCGTCAGTCCCAGGACATTCTCGGGCGACGCCTGGCGGTGGAAAACGTCTCTTACTACGCCGCGCCCCAACAGGACATGGACGAGGTGACGTTCACCAATGCAGTGCTGCGCGAGGCCGATTGCGACCTGTTGCTGGACGTCAATAACGTGTACGTCAATTCGATCAACCACGGCTTCGATCCGCAGGCGTTTCTGGCGGGCATCGATTCGGGCCGGGTGGTGGCGATGCACATTGCCGGGCACTTCGACGAGTCCGATTCCTTGAAGATCGACACCCACGGCGCTTCGGTCAAACCGGCGGTGTGGTCGTTGCTGGCCCAGGCTTATGCCCGGTTCGGTGCGCAACCGACCTTGCTGGAGCGCGATTTCAACTTTCCGGCATTCGCTGAACTGGTGGCGGAATTGCAGATCATTCGCCGCCTGCAACAGGAGGTTTGA
- a CDS encoding cytochrome c biogenesis protein DipZ, producing MLLIAFLGGILTVLSPCILPVVPFLFAGADRTRSSILLTLGGMVLTFALVSSLAVVSSEWVIQASNTGRHVALVVMVLFALSLISARVGDWLARPFVLLGNRIDPNSRKRSGPLASIMIGVATGLLWAPCAGPILGVILTSAMLQGANAGTSLLLVAYGAGSALSLGTLIFAGRGLVNRLKPSIPVTGWLRRGAGVTVLAGAAAIATGANDLLLANTSSEGVSSVEKGVLETVPKVVDYLVSKVKADSTMGDAQGAMPSLSGAVEWLNSPALTNEALKGKVVLVDFWTFDCINCKHTLPYVKDWAKKYEKDGLVVIGVHTPEYGFERIIDNVRAKVKEYGITYPVAIDNNYAIWRNFDNQYWPAHYLIDAKGQVRYTHFGEGSYDTQEKMIQQLLEEAKASAPAA from the coding sequence ATGTTACTCATCGCTTTCCTGGGCGGCATATTGACCGTCCTCAGCCCGTGCATCCTGCCGGTCGTGCCATTCCTGTTTGCCGGGGCCGATCGCACACGCTCCTCGATCCTGCTGACCCTTGGCGGCATGGTCCTGACCTTTGCCCTGGTCTCCAGCCTGGCCGTGGTCAGCAGCGAGTGGGTGATCCAGGCCAGCAACACCGGCCGCCACGTCGCGCTGGTGGTGATGGTGCTGTTTGCCCTGTCGCTGATCTCCGCCCGGGTCGGTGACTGGCTGGCGCGGCCCTTCGTGTTGCTGGGCAACCGCATCGACCCGAACTCGCGCAAGAGGTCCGGGCCGCTGGCGTCGATCATGATCGGTGTCGCCACCGGGCTGCTCTGGGCACCCTGCGCGGGGCCGATCCTCGGGGTGATTCTCACCAGCGCCATGCTGCAAGGCGCGAACGCCGGCACCAGTCTGTTGCTGGTGGCCTATGGCGCGGGCAGTGCGCTGTCCCTGGGCACCTTGATCTTTGCCGGGCGCGGCCTGGTCAATCGCTTGAAACCGTCGATTCCGGTCACCGGCTGGCTGCGCCGTGGCGCCGGGGTTACGGTGCTCGCCGGTGCGGCGGCGATTGCAACGGGGGCCAATGACCTGTTGCTGGCCAACACCTCCTCGGAAGGTGTCAGCAGTGTGGAGAAAGGCGTGCTGGAAACCGTGCCGAAAGTCGTCGATTACCTGGTCAGCAAGGTCAAGGCTGACAGCACCATGGGCGATGCCCAGGGCGCCATGCCGTCGCTGTCCGGCGCGGTGGAATGGCTCAACTCACCGGCACTGACCAACGAAGCCCTGAAAGGCAAAGTGGTGCTGGTGGACTTCTGGACCTTCGACTGCATCAACTGCAAGCACACCCTGCCGTACGTGAAGGACTGGGCGAAGAAGTATGAAAAGGACGGACTGGTGGTGATCGGCGTGCACACGCCCGAATACGGCTTTGAACGCATCATCGACAACGTCAGGGCCAAGGTGAAGGAATACGGCATCACCTACCCGGTGGCGATCGACAACAACTACGCGATCTGGCGCAACTTCGACAACCAGTACTGGCCGGCGCACTACCTGATCGATGCCAAGGGCCAGGTGCGTTACACCCACTTCGGTGAAGGTAGCTACGACACGCAGGAGAAGATGATTCAGCAGTTGCTGGAGGAGGCCAAGGCCAGCGCGCCAGCGGCTTAG
- a CDS encoding class I SAM-dependent methyltransferase yields MSTPIDLTALKNRQMASWASGDYAVIGTTLQIVGEQLAEACDLLCDERVLDVAAGNGNATLAAARRGCQVTSTDYVAALLERGEERARAERLNVSFQVADAEALPFADGSFDAVLSTFGVMFTPDQPKAAAELARVCRPGGRIGLANWTPEGFVGQMFKTLGQHLPPPPGANPPSRWGTEAWLHEHFDEREFLLQVTRRTFNFRYRSAAHFIDTFREWYGPVHKAFAALPADGAKALESDLTELINRMNRAGDKSLVVPSEYLEVVITRR; encoded by the coding sequence ATGAGTACACCCATTGATCTGACTGCCTTGAAAAACCGCCAGATGGCCTCCTGGGCCAGCGGTGACTACGCCGTGATCGGCACCACCTTGCAGATTGTCGGCGAGCAACTGGCCGAAGCCTGCGACCTCTTGTGCGATGAACGCGTGCTCGACGTTGCCGCCGGCAACGGCAACGCAACCCTCGCCGCTGCCCGCCGTGGCTGCCAGGTGACGTCCACCGACTATGTTGCCGCCTTACTCGAACGCGGCGAAGAACGGGCCCGGGCAGAACGCCTGAACGTCTCCTTCCAGGTCGCCGATGCCGAAGCCTTGCCCTTTGCCGACGGCAGTTTTGATGCCGTGCTGTCGACCTTCGGCGTGATGTTCACCCCGGACCAGCCCAAGGCCGCCGCGGAACTGGCGCGGGTTTGTCGCCCGGGCGGGCGGATCGGCCTGGCCAACTGGACGCCGGAAGGCTTCGTCGGCCAGATGTTCAAGACCCTGGGCCAGCACCTGCCACCCCCTCCAGGTGCGAATCCACCCTCACGCTGGGGCACCGAAGCCTGGCTGCACGAGCATTTTGACGAGCGTGAATTCCTGCTCCAGGTGACGCGCCGCACGTTCAATTTCCGCTATCGCTCGGCGGCGCATTTCATCGACACCTTCCGCGAGTGGTACGGACCGGTGCACAAGGCCTTCGCCGCGCTGCCCGCGGACGGCGCCAAGGCCCTGGAGTCGGACCTGACCGAGCTGATCAACCGGATGAACCGGGCGGGCGACAAGTCGCTGGTGGTGCCGAGTGAATATCTGGAGGTAGTGATCACGCGGCGTTAA
- the pcsA gene encoding phosphatidylcholine synthase, whose protein sequence is MISTQYIARLKAWGAHGFTATGVVTAFLATLSLLDNQPTHCLLWLGVALIVDGLDGALARKVNVQSVLPSFDGSILDLVIDYLTYVFIPALFIYRYIPLPDYTLLLSVSLILVSSLFCFCNVNMKSTDNYFQGFPAAWNVVALCLYIIAPSPWITFVTVIGLALLTVSRMKFLHPFRVRRFMPINIAVTAIWLLCSLSLVLNHPLINPLVMGLWLLMSAYFLGICLWRTALEWLDESRFK, encoded by the coding sequence GTGATTTCAACCCAGTACATCGCCAGGCTCAAAGCATGGGGCGCCCATGGCTTTACCGCCACTGGCGTGGTCACCGCTTTCCTCGCCACCCTCTCCCTGCTGGATAACCAGCCGACCCATTGCCTGCTGTGGCTGGGTGTCGCCCTGATCGTCGACGGACTGGACGGTGCGCTGGCACGCAAGGTCAACGTGCAGTCGGTGTTGCCGAGCTTCGATGGCTCGATCCTCGACCTGGTGATCGACTACCTGACGTACGTGTTTATCCCGGCACTGTTCATCTATCGCTACATCCCGTTGCCGGACTACACCTTGCTGCTGAGCGTGTCGCTGATTCTGGTGTCGTCGCTGTTCTGCTTCTGCAACGTCAACATGAAGAGCACAGACAACTACTTCCAGGGTTTCCCCGCCGCCTGGAACGTGGTCGCCTTGTGCCTGTACATCATCGCTCCGTCGCCGTGGATCACCTTCGTCACGGTGATTGGCCTGGCGCTGCTGACCGTGTCCCGGATGAAATTCCTGCACCCGTTTCGCGTGCGCCGGTTCATGCCGATCAATATTGCGGTGACGGCCATCTGGTTGCTGTGCAGCTTGTCGCTGGTGCTCAACCATCCGTTGATCAATCCGTTGGTGATGGGGCTGTGGCTGCTGATGTCGGCGTACTTCCTGGGCATCTGCTTGTGGCGCACGGCGCTGGAGTGGCTCGACGAATCGAGGTTCAAGTAG